Proteins from one Agelaius phoeniceus isolate bAgePho1 chromosome 10, bAgePho1.hap1, whole genome shotgun sequence genomic window:
- the POLR2D gene encoding DNA-directed RNA polymerase II subunit RPB4 — MAAGGSDPRTADVEEDASQLVFPKEFETAETLLNSEVHMLLEHRKQQNESAEDEQELSEVFMKTLNYTARFSRFKNRETIASVRSLLLQKKLHKFELACLANLCPETAEEAKALIPSLEGRFEDEELQQILDDIQTKRSFQY, encoded by the exons AtggcggcgggcggcagcgACCCGCGGACGGCAGACGTGGAGGAGGACGCCTCGCAGCTCGTCTTCCCCAAAG AATTCGAAACTGCGGAAACGCTGCTGAATTCCGAGGTGCACATGCTGCTGGAGCACCGCAAGCAGCAGAACGAGAGCGCCGAGGACGAGCAGGAGCTGTCGGAAGTGTTCATGAAAACCCTGAACTACACAGCGCGCTTCAGCCGCTTCAAGAACCGCGAGACCATCGCCAGCGTGCGCAG CTTACTGCTGCAGAAGAAGCTCCATAAGTTTGAACTGGCATGTTTGGCTAACTTGTGTCCTGAGACAGCCGAGGAAGCAAAAGCTCTGATTCCTAG CCTGGAGGGCCGGTTTGAAGATGAAGAATTACAACAGATTCTCGATGACATCCAGACTAAACGCAGCTTCCAGTATTAA